From the genome of Epinephelus moara isolate mb chromosome 10, YSFRI_EMoa_1.0, whole genome shotgun sequence, one region includes:
- the si:dkeyp-51f12.3 gene encoding uncharacterized protein si:dkeyp-51f12.3 — translation MPLPQGMLFCLGMLLMTSGGVMVLCLGLPQQSAPLFGVGLFLGLGGLALLVSGLCMAMKNLQVAVPGHFLLHPRTGTRFSPQQALAIQRRLDRIRREMSEDSVSRAPDPEPSLPSTPPPWTMEPPPSYDTVMKSQENSEQLNLAL, via the exons ATGCCGCTCCCTCAGGGCATGCTGTTCTGCTTGGGCATGCTGCTGATGACCAGTGGCGGGGTCATGGTCCTGTGCTTGGGCCTGCCCCAACAGTCAGCCCCGCTGTTCGGGGTCGGGCTGTTCCTGGGCCTGGGGGGCTTAGCCCTGCTGGTCAGTGGGCTCTGCATGGCCATGAAGAATCTCCAGGTGGCAGTGCCAGGACACTTCCTCCTGCATCCCCGCACGGGCACACGCTTCAGCCCGCAGCAGGCCCTGGCGATACAAAG GAGGTTGGACAGAATTCGTCGAGAGATGTCAGAGGACTCTGTCAGCAGGGCACCAGATCCCGAACCCTCTCTCCCGTCCACCCCACCGCCCTGGACTATGGAGCCGCCTCCGTCCTATGACACAGTGATGAAGAGCCAGGAGAACAGCGAGCAGCTTAACCTCGCGCTCTAG